The Cystobacter fuscus DSM 2262 genome contains a region encoding:
- a CDS encoding RNA polymerase sigma factor translates to MVHVEEPRLRAVMEGRREDAEALVAQLLPRVRNLVRYSVRADSDVDDITQDALIAILRGLPSYRGEGAFASWADRVVGRVTFAASKRARVERTRLKQDEEDDSAPLLADDAPPEDCILRRRMEKLLDKLSEEQRRALVLHHVMGMSVPEMAEELEVPFETVRSRLRLGKAHLRELLFRQVGHEQVLP, encoded by the coding sequence ATGGTCCATGTGGAGGAGCCTCGCCTCCGCGCGGTGATGGAAGGACGGCGAGAAGACGCCGAGGCCCTGGTGGCGCAGCTGCTGCCCCGGGTGCGCAACCTGGTGCGTTACTCGGTCCGGGCGGACTCCGACGTGGATGACATCACCCAGGACGCGTTGATCGCCATCCTGCGGGGGCTGCCGTCCTACCGGGGCGAGGGCGCCTTCGCGTCCTGGGCGGACCGCGTGGTGGGGCGGGTGACCTTCGCCGCCTCGAAGCGCGCGCGTGTCGAGCGCACGCGGCTGAAGCAGGACGAGGAGGACGACTCGGCTCCGCTGCTGGCCGACGACGCGCCGCCCGAGGACTGCATCCTGCGGCGCCGGATGGAGAAGCTGCTGGACAAGCTCTCCGAGGAGCAGCGGCGGGCCCTGGTGCTGCACCACGTGATGGGGATGAGCGTGCCGGAGATGGCGGAGGAGCTGGAGGTTCCCTTCGAAACCGTCCGCAGTCGTCTCCGCCTGGGCAAGGCGCACCTTCGGGAGCTGCTGTTCCGCCAGGTGGGCCACGAACAGGTTCTTCCCTGA
- a CDS encoding fibronectin type III domain-containing protein, with product MYSSSRIRGSGPGSFILAAAMALLVGLSPTLAAAAARGEWAPNVGYAQGDSVTYSGKGYDCRQAHTSLVGWEPPNVPALWLEGSSVPTDTQAPTAPSSLRSTATSSTSVSLAWNGSTDNVAVTGYEVSFSGGGVSGLANSTTTSATVSGLQANTTYTFTVKARDAAGNRSAASAAFSVTTPPNVADNQAPTAPSSLRSTSTGSDSVSLAWNGSTDNVAVTGYEVFTGSSTTASATSTTTSATVSGLKANTTYTFSVKARDAAGNRSTASNSISVTTTNTPPVSSGKVIVGYWHNFDNGSTNIRLRDISPKFNVIQVAFAEPVGGPSTGNMAFSPYNATVADFKADIAYLKSQGKKVLISLGGANGTVDLATSTAQQNFVTTMQSIIDTYGFDGMDIDLEGSSLSLNGGDTDFRNPTTPKITHLIAGVRQLLSRYGSSFLLTMAPETAYVQGGYSAYGGPWGAYLPVIYAFRDRLTYLHVQHYNTGTVTALDGRAYAQGTADFHVAMAEMLLQGFPVGGNASNIFPALRPDQVVIGLPSSPQAAGGGYTTPANVQKALGYLIKGQSFGGSYVLRKSSGYPDFKGLMTWSINWDKFTNYEFSNSHRAYLDSL from the coding sequence ATGTATTCGTCGAGTCGAATCCGCGGGTCCGGACCGGGAAGCTTCATCCTGGCCGCCGCCATGGCGCTGCTGGTTGGCCTGTCCCCCACCCTCGCCGCCGCCGCGGCACGCGGTGAGTGGGCCCCCAACGTCGGCTACGCGCAGGGCGACAGCGTCACCTACAGCGGCAAGGGTTATGACTGCCGCCAGGCCCACACGTCGCTGGTCGGCTGGGAGCCGCCCAACGTCCCCGCGCTGTGGTTGGAGGGGAGCAGCGTCCCCACCGATACCCAGGCGCCGACGGCGCCCTCGAGCCTGCGCTCCACCGCCACGAGCAGCACCAGCGTGTCCCTGGCGTGGAATGGCTCGACGGACAACGTGGCCGTCACCGGCTACGAGGTGTCCTTCAGCGGCGGCGGCGTGTCCGGGCTCGCCAACAGCACCACGACGAGCGCCACCGTGTCCGGCCTCCAGGCCAACACCACGTATACCTTCACCGTGAAGGCCCGGGACGCGGCCGGCAACCGCTCGGCGGCGAGCGCGGCGTTCAGCGTGACCACGCCCCCCAACGTCGCCGACAACCAGGCGCCGACGGCCCCTTCGAGCCTGCGCTCCACCTCCACGGGCAGCGACAGCGTGTCCCTGGCGTGGAATGGCTCGACGGACAACGTGGCCGTCACCGGCTACGAGGTGTTCACCGGCTCCTCCACGACCGCGTCCGCCACCAGCACCACGACGAGCGCCACCGTGTCCGGCCTCAAGGCCAACACCACGTATACCTTCAGCGTGAAGGCCCGCGACGCGGCCGGCAACCGCTCGACGGCGAGCAACAGCATCTCGGTGACGACGACCAACACGCCCCCCGTGAGCAGCGGCAAGGTCATCGTCGGCTACTGGCACAACTTCGACAACGGCTCGACCAACATCCGCCTGCGTGACATCTCGCCCAAGTTCAACGTCATCCAGGTCGCCTTCGCCGAGCCGGTGGGCGGCCCCTCCACGGGCAACATGGCGTTCTCGCCCTACAACGCGACGGTCGCGGACTTCAAGGCGGACATCGCCTACCTGAAGAGCCAGGGCAAGAAGGTCCTCATCTCCCTGGGCGGGGCCAACGGCACGGTGGATCTGGCCACCTCCACCGCGCAGCAGAACTTCGTCACCACCATGCAGTCCATCATCGACACGTATGGCTTCGATGGCATGGACATCGACCTGGAGGGCAGCTCGCTGTCCCTCAACGGCGGGGACACCGACTTCCGCAACCCGACCACGCCGAAGATCACCCACCTCATCGCCGGCGTCCGGCAGCTCCTCAGCCGCTACGGCTCCAGCTTCCTGCTCACGATGGCGCCCGAGACGGCCTACGTGCAGGGCGGCTACTCCGCCTACGGCGGCCCGTGGGGCGCCTACCTGCCGGTCATCTACGCGTTCCGTGACCGGCTGACGTACCTGCACGTGCAGCATTACAACACCGGCACCGTGACGGCGCTGGATGGCCGCGCGTATGCCCAGGGCACCGCGGACTTCCACGTGGCCATGGCCGAGATGCTCCTGCAGGGCTTCCCGGTCGGCGGCAACGCGAGCAACATCTTCCCGGCGCTCCGCCCGGATCAGGTGGTGATTGGCCTGCCCTCCTCGCCCCAGGCCGCTGGTGGCGGTTACACCACACCCGCCAACGTGCAGAAGGCGCTCGGCTACCTCATCAAGGGCCAGTCGTTCGGCGGCAGCTACGTGCTGCGCAAGTCCTCGGGCTACCCCGACTTCAAGGGCCTGATGACCTGGTCCATCAACTGGGACAAGTTCACCAACTACGAGTTCTCCAACAGCCACCGCGCCTACCTGGACAGCTTGTAA
- a CDS encoding family 20 glycosylhydrolase has product MKRLLTSLPLMAILSSGCTDPNDPPAPGPGNPPPTEPTTKVPAALAVEWEPTDNSVGSWKFFRSTFTLENKGPGELGNQGWKLYFNFVRRILNEGEGDATGVQALAKQGVKISKPASGDYYVIEPLPDFKPIAPGERRAIDVLASDWAILKTDAPAGFHIVFTGEKFSDKTAFAVPLTVKLDANDPKQTTRFEGDVMPVQTPGLRYDENPARQTLDLKARLLPAPRTIEAVAGQVSLKGDLAIGFVEGLKDEASYLAAALKDVLAANITSRATGGGEQIRLEFKPDLATAEGYELDVKDGSVTIRGKDAAGVFYGIQTLRQLIPTEVYTAAKKGARPQEIILPGVHIADAPGFTYRGMALDVGRHFQTKDTVKRLLDVLAHYKINKFHFHLTDDEGWRLEIPGIPELTSYGSRRGFDPTEEEMLHSGFGSSNDLAEGDRISLKPPAPSNADPVKDAPQGYIPETVNFLGKGSGYYTVKDFEEILVYAKERHIDVIPEVDVPGHSRAAVKAMEYRYRKLKDSDPAQAAAYRLVDPADTSKHESVQMYTDNFINPCLDTSYAFLTKVVQEIKARFDAVGAPLYAIHGGGDELPSLNNGHVWWQGSPLCKQNPETRELTDIQLFNHFFKKWQGIIATTGGTQMTGWDDIIHNGQDLPGFLPMPWSNVWGWGREDDAYKFANQGYKVILSHSTNLYLDLAYNKDPDEPGYYWANFVDTKKTFEYRPFDVYAIATQDRMGNALDASTWKDKVRLTAEGKKNILGMHGLLWAENQKSPALLEYFAFPKMLGVAERAWNPELPDVSEMPALWAHFTNSLGQFVLPRLDGYRAVDLRSEFPSRVGVNYRIPLPGAKLIDGKLNANVLFPGLVIEYSTDAGATWKEYKEPVAVSGAVSVRARASDGRTSRVATLK; this is encoded by the coding sequence ATGAAACGTTTGCTGACGTCTCTTCCTCTCATGGCGATTCTCTCTTCGGGATGCACCGACCCCAATGATCCGCCGGCGCCTGGGCCGGGCAACCCTCCCCCCACGGAGCCGACCACGAAGGTTCCGGCCGCGCTCGCGGTGGAGTGGGAGCCCACGGACAACTCGGTGGGAAGCTGGAAGTTCTTCCGCTCCACCTTCACCCTGGAGAACAAGGGCCCCGGTGAGCTGGGCAACCAGGGCTGGAAGCTCTACTTCAACTTCGTGCGGCGCATCCTGAACGAGGGCGAGGGTGACGCGACGGGCGTGCAGGCCCTCGCGAAGCAGGGGGTGAAGATCTCCAAGCCGGCCAGTGGCGACTACTACGTCATCGAGCCCCTCCCGGACTTCAAGCCCATCGCCCCGGGCGAGCGGCGCGCGATCGACGTGCTCGCCAGTGATTGGGCCATCCTCAAGACGGACGCGCCGGCGGGCTTCCACATCGTCTTCACCGGGGAGAAGTTCTCCGACAAGACCGCGTTCGCCGTCCCCTTGACGGTCAAGCTGGACGCGAACGACCCGAAGCAGACCACGCGCTTCGAGGGCGACGTGATGCCCGTGCAGACGCCCGGGCTGCGCTACGACGAGAACCCGGCCCGCCAGACGCTGGACCTCAAGGCGCGGCTGCTGCCCGCTCCTCGCACCATCGAGGCGGTCGCAGGTCAGGTGTCGCTCAAGGGCGACCTCGCCATCGGCTTCGTCGAGGGGTTGAAGGACGAGGCCTCCTACCTGGCCGCCGCGCTGAAGGACGTGCTGGCGGCGAACATCACCTCGCGGGCGACGGGGGGCGGCGAGCAGATCCGCCTGGAGTTCAAGCCCGACCTGGCCACGGCCGAGGGCTATGAGCTCGACGTGAAGGATGGCTCGGTGACCATTCGCGGCAAGGACGCCGCGGGGGTCTTCTATGGCATCCAGACGCTCCGGCAGCTCATCCCCACGGAGGTCTATACCGCCGCGAAGAAGGGCGCGCGTCCCCAGGAGATCATCCTGCCCGGGGTGCACATCGCCGATGCTCCGGGCTTCACCTACCGCGGTATGGCTTTGGACGTGGGGCGTCACTTCCAGACGAAGGACACCGTCAAGCGGCTGCTGGACGTGCTGGCGCACTACAAGATCAACAAGTTCCACTTCCACCTGACCGATGACGAGGGGTGGCGCCTGGAAATCCCGGGCATCCCGGAGCTGACGAGCTACGGCTCCCGCCGCGGCTTCGACCCGACCGAGGAGGAGATGCTCCACTCCGGGTTTGGCTCGTCCAACGATCTCGCCGAGGGCGATCGCATCTCGCTCAAGCCGCCCGCGCCCTCCAACGCGGATCCGGTGAAGGACGCCCCGCAGGGCTACATTCCCGAGACGGTCAACTTCCTGGGCAAGGGCAGCGGGTACTACACGGTCAAGGACTTCGAGGAGATCCTCGTCTATGCCAAGGAGCGGCACATCGACGTGATCCCCGAGGTCGACGTCCCCGGCCACTCGCGCGCCGCCGTGAAGGCCATGGAGTACCGCTACCGCAAGCTCAAGGACTCGGACCCCGCGCAGGCCGCCGCCTACCGGCTGGTGGACCCGGCGGACACGTCCAAGCACGAGAGCGTCCAGATGTACACGGACAACTTCATCAACCCCTGCCTGGACACGTCGTATGCCTTCCTGACCAAGGTCGTCCAGGAGATCAAGGCGCGCTTCGACGCGGTGGGCGCCCCGCTCTACGCCATCCACGGCGGCGGTGACGAGCTGCCCTCCTTGAACAACGGTCACGTGTGGTGGCAGGGCTCGCCGCTGTGCAAGCAGAACCCCGAGACGCGCGAGCTGACCGACATCCAGCTCTTCAACCACTTCTTCAAGAAGTGGCAGGGCATCATCGCCACCACGGGCGGCACGCAGATGACGGGCTGGGATGACATCATCCACAACGGTCAGGATCTCCCCGGCTTCCTCCCCATGCCCTGGAGCAACGTGTGGGGCTGGGGCCGCGAGGATGATGCCTACAAGTTCGCCAACCAGGGCTACAAGGTCATCCTCTCCCACTCGACCAACCTCTACCTGGACCTGGCGTACAACAAGGATCCGGACGAGCCCGGCTACTACTGGGCCAACTTCGTCGACACGAAGAAGACGTTCGAGTACCGGCCCTTCGACGTCTACGCCATCGCCACCCAGGACCGGATGGGTAACGCCCTCGACGCGTCGACCTGGAAGGACAAGGTTCGCCTGACGGCCGAGGGCAAGAAGAACATCCTCGGCATGCACGGCCTGCTCTGGGCCGAGAACCAGAAGAGCCCCGCCCTCCTGGAGTACTTCGCGTTCCCGAAGATGCTCGGCGTGGCCGAGCGGGCCTGGAACCCGGAGCTCCCCGACGTGAGTGAGATGCCCGCCCTCTGGGCCCACTTCACCAACAGTCTGGGCCAGTTCGTACTGCCGCGTCTGGACGGCTACCGCGCGGTGGACCTGCGCTCGGAGTTTCCGAGCCGCGTGGGCGTGAACTACCGCATCCCGCTGCCGGGCGCGAAGCTCATCGACGGAAAGCTGAATGCAAACGTTCTCTTTCCCGGCCTGGTCATCGAGTACTCCACGGACGCGGGCGCCACCTGGAAGGAATACAAGGAGCCCGTCGCCGTCTCGGGCGCGGTTTCCGTCCGGGCCCGCGCGAGCGACGGCCGCACGAGCCGCGTCGCCACGCTGAAGTAA
- a CDS encoding Ig-like domain-containing protein: MRRSSKFVVPGLLSLFTACQGVEPELPASAHSQVSELAATATGLTATVSTTASWDGGFSGVATIKNTTSSPITEWALTVKFNGAAGVSGSPWGAGGSATKNSDGSWTLLPNSWGGNVVPANGSVTVSFDGTGSYSGVASCSINGYACSGSTTPSDKTPPTVSLTATPTQIMSPGDVSLTASASDNVGVSRVEFYKNGTLFSTDSSSPFTASDAFSSSAQNGTYSYTAKAYDAAGNTATSSGVTVQANLPNIYPPPPPPGGRMYIGYASSWNTSINDLTTANIPSYYTHLNLSFVRPDMAYTKGSYEFDQAVAGFEFAEGATTNSGQKKFTREQAQTLINNIQALRTRGTQVWISVGGWSYSQGDQWSRFNAGHVVDLAQDLGASGIDIDWESSGSSCNKLTADQFSCSKDGEIANIITTLHNTIRGRGLNLGISIAGWSTGAYYVKGTPFEEGKVQWGSPFGGTMYSVVKNHGSKLSHINLMSYDGGDYYDPREGYESYRAIYGGPIAMGLEIAPEGAGGATLKLNAEPGTVYDAEMLTGQNNMATKYYNVETLATYMKNKGKATDGMMVWQIWKERVHMPAPAGAASVNATGQKVCQILGITSNCNQSIPSLPKY; the protein is encoded by the coding sequence ATGCGTCGGTCGTCGAAATTCGTCGTTCCTGGCCTGTTGAGTCTGTTCACCGCATGTCAGGGGGTTGAGCCGGAGCTGCCCGCGTCGGCTCATTCCCAGGTGTCCGAGCTGGCGGCCACCGCCACGGGGTTGACCGCCACGGTGTCCACCACCGCGAGCTGGGACGGTGGATTCAGCGGCGTGGCCACCATCAAGAACACCACGAGCAGCCCCATCACCGAGTGGGCACTCACCGTGAAGTTCAACGGCGCCGCCGGCGTCAGCGGCTCGCCCTGGGGCGCGGGCGGCTCGGCCACCAAGAACAGCGATGGCTCGTGGACCCTGCTGCCCAACAGCTGGGGCGGCAACGTCGTGCCCGCCAATGGCAGCGTGACCGTGTCCTTCGATGGCACCGGGAGCTACAGCGGCGTGGCCAGCTGCTCCATCAATGGCTATGCGTGCTCGGGCAGCACCACGCCCTCGGACAAGACGCCCCCCACGGTGAGCCTGACGGCCACCCCCACCCAGATCATGAGCCCGGGCGACGTGAGCCTCACCGCGTCCGCCAGTGACAACGTGGGCGTGAGCCGGGTCGAGTTCTACAAGAACGGCACCCTCTTCAGCACCGACAGCAGCAGCCCCTTCACCGCGTCGGATGCCTTCAGCTCCAGCGCCCAGAATGGCACCTACAGCTACACCGCCAAGGCCTATGACGCGGCGGGCAACACCGCCACCTCGAGCGGCGTGACTGTCCAGGCCAACCTGCCGAACATCTACCCTCCTCCGCCTCCTCCCGGCGGGCGCATGTACATCGGGTACGCCAGCTCGTGGAACACGAGCATCAATGACCTGACGACGGCGAACATCCCCAGCTACTACACCCACCTGAACCTCTCCTTCGTCCGGCCCGACATGGCGTACACCAAGGGCTCGTACGAGTTCGATCAGGCGGTGGCGGGCTTCGAGTTCGCCGAGGGCGCCACGACGAACAGCGGGCAGAAGAAGTTCACGCGCGAGCAGGCCCAGACGCTCATCAACAACATCCAGGCGCTGCGCACCCGCGGCACCCAGGTGTGGATCTCCGTCGGCGGCTGGAGCTACAGCCAGGGGGACCAGTGGTCGCGCTTCAACGCGGGGCACGTGGTGGACCTGGCGCAAGACCTGGGCGCCAGCGGCATCGACATCGACTGGGAGTCGAGCGGCAGCAGCTGCAACAAGCTGACGGCGGACCAGTTCAGCTGCAGCAAGGACGGGGAGATCGCCAACATCATCACCACCCTGCACAACACCATCCGCGGCCGCGGGCTGAACCTGGGCATCTCCATCGCGGGCTGGTCCACGGGCGCCTACTACGTGAAGGGCACCCCCTTCGAGGAGGGCAAGGTGCAGTGGGGTTCGCCCTTCGGCGGAACGATGTACAGCGTGGTGAAGAACCACGGCTCCAAGCTGAGCCACATCAACCTCATGTCCTACGACGGGGGCGACTACTACGACCCCCGCGAGGGCTATGAGTCGTACCGGGCCATCTACGGCGGCCCCATCGCCATGGGCCTGGAGATCGCTCCCGAGGGCGCGGGCGGCGCGACGTTGAAGCTCAACGCCGAGCCCGGCACGGTGTACGACGCCGAGATGCTCACCGGACAGAACAACATGGCGACGAAGTATTACAACGTCGAGACGCTCGCCACGTACATGAAGAACAAGGGCAAGGCGACGGACGGAATGATGGTGTGGCAGATCTGGAAGGAGCGGGTCCACATGCCTGCTCCCGCCGGTGCGGCGTCGGTGAACGCCACGGGCCAGAAGGTCTGCCAGATCCTCGGCATCACCAGCAACTGCAACCAGAGCATCCCCAGCCTGCCGAAGTACTAG
- a CDS encoding glycosyl hydrolase family 18 protein — protein MRLNKWAVGLVFSALSAGCGSEVSSAVEGGVGSVMKAPLADPAWAPGVAYAQGARVSYGGSSYECRQAHTSLLGWEPPAVPALWLAVSTGPTDPPPTGGDTTAPTTSLSASSTYFTAAGTLNLTATATDNVGVTKVEILQNGAVVSSSKTYSRTFASGQNGTYTYTVKAYDAAGNVGTQTVTVTVAIGTTPPPPPGGKRIVAYFTAWGIYGRNYQPSQVPAGKLTHLNYAFSNISADGKCILGDSYADIDKGGGYPNEWDPGQLRGNFRAFKEMKKSYPNLKLLISVGGWSWSTYFSKVAATSASRSAFVKSCVDLYIKGQFPGVDAANGAGVFDGIDIDWEYPVGGGLPGNITSPADKQNYTLLMQEFRNQLNAVSSQTGKSYLLTIASGASPDLLANKQETKNLANVLDWINVMSYDYHGAFESSTNFQSALNRVTGDPAASSGFYTDGSVAKMLELGVPANKIVVGVPFYGRGWGNVPSTNNGLFQSGTPTVGTWDDGTSGPTGVFDFKDIKNKYEGKNGYTKYFHAEAKEAYVYNPNTKIWIAYDDAQSMSAKADYILSKGLGGAMAWELSSDDGTLLDTLYQKLK, from the coding sequence ATGCGTCTCAACAAATGGGCCGTGGGTCTGGTCTTTTCCGCGCTGTCCGCGGGATGTGGTTCGGAAGTGTCGTCGGCGGTGGAGGGGGGCGTCGGCAGTGTGATGAAGGCCCCGCTCGCGGATCCGGCCTGGGCGCCGGGTGTGGCCTACGCGCAGGGCGCGCGGGTCTCCTACGGTGGCAGCTCCTATGAGTGCCGTCAGGCCCATACCTCGCTGCTGGGCTGGGAGCCCCCGGCGGTCCCGGCGCTCTGGCTGGCGGTCTCCACGGGTCCCACCGATCCTCCCCCGACGGGCGGCGACACGACGGCCCCCACGACGAGCCTGAGCGCCAGCTCCACGTACTTCACGGCCGCGGGCACGCTGAACCTGACGGCCACCGCCACGGACAACGTGGGCGTGACGAAGGTGGAGATCCTCCAGAACGGCGCCGTGGTCTCCTCGAGCAAGACCTACAGCCGCACCTTCGCCTCGGGCCAGAATGGCACGTACACCTATACGGTGAAGGCCTATGACGCCGCGGGCAACGTGGGCACCCAGACCGTCACCGTCACCGTGGCGATCGGCACCACGCCGCCCCCTCCTCCTGGCGGCAAGCGCATCGTGGCCTACTTCACCGCGTGGGGCATCTACGGCCGCAACTACCAGCCGTCCCAGGTCCCCGCCGGCAAGCTGACGCACCTCAACTACGCCTTCTCCAACATCTCCGCGGACGGCAAGTGCATCCTCGGTGACTCCTACGCCGACATCGACAAGGGCGGCGGCTACCCGAACGAGTGGGACCCCGGCCAGCTGCGCGGCAACTTCCGCGCCTTCAAGGAGATGAAGAAGAGCTACCCCAACCTCAAGCTGCTCATCTCCGTGGGTGGCTGGAGCTGGTCCACGTACTTCTCCAAGGTGGCGGCCACCTCGGCCTCCCGCTCGGCCTTCGTGAAGTCCTGCGTGGACCTGTACATCAAGGGCCAGTTCCCCGGGGTCGACGCGGCCAACGGCGCGGGCGTCTTCGACGGTATCGACATCGACTGGGAGTACCCGGTGGGCGGCGGGTTGCCCGGCAACATCACCAGCCCCGCGGACAAGCAGAACTACACGCTGCTGATGCAGGAGTTCCGCAACCAGCTCAACGCCGTCTCCTCGCAGACGGGCAAGTCGTACCTGCTCACGATCGCCTCGGGCGCCTCGCCGGACCTGCTCGCCAACAAGCAGGAGACGAAGAACCTGGCCAACGTGCTCGACTGGATCAACGTCATGTCCTACGACTACCACGGGGCCTTCGAGAGCTCGACGAACTTCCAGTCCGCGCTCAACCGCGTCACGGGTGACCCCGCGGCGAGCTCCGGCTTCTACACCGATGGCTCCGTGGCGAAGATGCTCGAGCTGGGCGTGCCGGCCAACAAGATCGTCGTGGGCGTGCCCTTCTACGGCCGCGGCTGGGGCAACGTGCCCTCCACGAACAACGGCCTCTTCCAGAGCGGCACCCCGACCGTGGGCACCTGGGATGATGGCACCTCCGGGCCGACGGGCGTGTTCGACTTCAAGGACATCAAGAACAAGTACGAGGGCAAGAACGGCTACACCAAGTACTTCCACGCGGAGGCCAAGGAGGCCTACGTCTACAACCCCAACACGAAGATCTGGATCGCCTACGACGACGCGCAGTCCATGTCGGCCAAGGCGGACTACATCCTGAGCAAGGGGTTGGGCGGCGCGATGGCCTGGGAGCTGAGCTCGGATGACGGCACGCTGCTCGACACGCTGTACCAGAAGCTGAAGTAG
- the nagE gene encoding N-acetylglucosamine-specific PTS transporter subunit IIBC, producing MVSNKFAGVQQLGRALMLPIAVLPIAGLLLRLGQPDLLGISFMAAAGGAIFDHLGLLFAVGVAVGFARENHGAAGLAGAVGFFITIEGTKALVQVPPAVLEGLVGAARDLAVSGYKARLESKISMPAGILSGLFAGMLYNRYKDIKLPEYLAFFGGRRFIPIITGLACLVLALVFGFGWPVIEGALDAVTRSVFSAGRFGLFLYGFFNRLLLVTGLHHILNNVAWFLLGDYNGVTGDLKRFFAGDPTAGAMMTGFFPVMMFGLPAACLAMYRAAPAHNRAKVGGLLTSMALTSFLTGVTEPIEFAFMFLAPPLYLLHAVLTGVALVAMDILGVKLGFGFSAGLFDYVLNFKQSTQPWLLLPVGAAYFALYYGLFSVCISRFDLKTLGREDEAPAPAAGAASLDGGLSAPALTRGEAWLKALGGASNIQTVDACTTRLRLTVADNARIDEPALKSLGSRGVIRPSPGSVQVIIGPQADQVSSEIQEVLRGGGAREGAPVSGSAEQVLARGVLQALGGASNVREVGCCSTRLRLIVVDDQRVNDTALKGLGTRGVAKPSAGSIQVIIGPTAERVADELRALLR from the coding sequence ATGGTGAGCAACAAGTTCGCGGGAGTCCAACAGCTAGGGCGCGCCCTGATGTTGCCCATTGCGGTGCTGCCCATCGCGGGACTCCTGCTGCGTCTGGGACAGCCAGACCTGCTGGGTATCAGCTTCATGGCGGCCGCCGGCGGCGCCATCTTCGACCACCTCGGCCTGCTGTTCGCGGTGGGTGTGGCGGTGGGCTTCGCCCGGGAGAACCATGGCGCGGCGGGGCTCGCGGGCGCCGTCGGCTTCTTCATCACCATCGAGGGCACGAAGGCGCTCGTCCAGGTGCCTCCGGCGGTGCTCGAGGGGCTGGTGGGAGCGGCCCGGGACCTGGCGGTGTCGGGCTACAAGGCGCGCCTGGAGTCGAAGATCAGCATGCCGGCCGGCATCCTGTCCGGCCTGTTCGCGGGCATGCTGTACAACCGCTACAAGGACATCAAGCTGCCGGAGTACCTGGCGTTCTTCGGCGGGCGCCGCTTCATCCCCATCATCACGGGCCTGGCCTGTCTGGTGCTCGCGCTGGTGTTCGGGTTTGGCTGGCCGGTGATCGAGGGCGCTCTGGACGCGGTGACCCGCTCGGTGTTCAGCGCGGGCCGGTTCGGGCTGTTCCTGTATGGCTTCTTCAACCGCCTGCTGCTCGTCACGGGCCTGCACCACATCCTCAACAACGTCGCCTGGTTCCTCCTGGGCGACTACAACGGCGTGACGGGAGACCTGAAGCGCTTCTTCGCGGGTGATCCCACCGCGGGCGCGATGATGACGGGCTTCTTCCCGGTGATGATGTTCGGCCTGCCCGCGGCGTGTCTGGCCATGTACCGGGCGGCGCCCGCGCACAACCGGGCCAAGGTGGGCGGCCTGCTCACGTCCATGGCGCTGACGTCCTTCCTCACCGGCGTCACCGAGCCCATCGAGTTCGCCTTCATGTTCCTCGCGCCGCCGCTGTACCTGCTGCACGCGGTGCTCACGGGCGTGGCGCTCGTGGCCATGGACATCCTGGGGGTGAAGCTCGGCTTCGGCTTCTCGGCGGGTCTGTTCGACTACGTGCTCAACTTCAAGCAGTCCACCCAGCCCTGGCTGCTCCTGCCGGTGGGTGCGGCGTACTTCGCCCTCTACTACGGGCTGTTCAGCGTCTGCATCTCGCGCTTCGACCTGAAGACCCTGGGCCGGGAGGACGAGGCTCCGGCTCCGGCCGCTGGCGCCGCCTCCCTCGATGGCGGCTTGTCGGCTCCCGCCCTGACCCGGGGCGAGGCCTGGCTCAAGGCGCTGGGCGGCGCGAGCAACATCCAGACCGTCGACGCCTGCACCACGCGGTTGCGCTTGACCGTGGCGGACAACGCTCGCATCGACGAGCCGGCGCTCAAGTCGCTTGGCTCGCGAGGCGTCATCCGTCCGTCGCCCGGCAGCGTCCAGGTCATCATCGGGCCGCAAGCGGATCAGGTCTCCTCCGAGATTCAGGAGGTCCTGCGCGGCGGCGGTGCCCGGGAGGGCGCCCCGGTTTCCGGCAGCGCCGAACAGGTGCTGGCCCGGGGGGTGCTCCAGGCGTTGGGAGGGGCCTCCAACGTGCGTGAGGTGGGCTGCTGCTCCACCCGCCTGCGGCTGATCGTCGTCGATGATCAGCGCGTCAACGACACGGCCCTGAAGGGGCTCGGAACGCGGGGGGTGGCCAAGCCCTCCGCGGGTTCCATCCAGGTGATCATCGGACCCACGGCGGAACGCGTGGCCGATGAGCTGCGTGCGCTGCTGCGCTGA